AATTTTTCTGCAGATCTccagtttttcctttccttttcttctctctcctgatcccctccttccccttttctctcactGTGTAATTACCTTCTGTCCCATGCTCTACACTCAAATTCTAGCTGCCACAGCATTCCTGAATCCTTATCTCTGTCTCTTCAACTCAGCAAGATCACTAGGCCATATTGGGTTCTTCCTTTCTATACCACAGTGGAGAAGGTGCTTCTAGGGAGACATCTGGGAGTATACCTAGGATTCACTTATTTGCTTGCCTTCTGTCATGAATCAAATCCTATTTTGCCTACCATCCAATAACCAAAAATAActgttgtatgtattttatcCAGTTTTCTACACGTTGACAGCAAAAGGTCAAGCCCTATAACAGATGCTATTTTATGGACATAAGTGCAAGTCTCCATGCAGCCTTCTAATGGAGCTCTCTGCCTCCACTAATTTTACTGATGACACAAGTGTGCTGGATGCTGTACTGGGTAATGTCTTAAATCAGTTAACTTTAACTGATATGGGAGGCTGTGCTTCTTCCCAAACATTCAGAGTCCAAAGGTCATAAGGGTAGAAACTAACTAATTTGAACCTAGTTCTTCTTGCCTCTCAGTTCGCTACTCTGTTTATAGAGACTTATGGATAACTCATCTGAAACTCAATTTATCCATGTAACTTTCCATTTCTAGTGTGTTTTTTCAAGGCTTCACTTGGTTTTACCCTCTGCTTTAAAAAACTGTAGATGTTAATGTGTTCGCTTAACAGCTAAGGCCCTCTGAATCTCAAATGACCTGTCTCAAGACTCTACAAGTAGTAAACAATAAGAGgaagtaggaaaacaaaaaacaattatatCTCTGAAAATCAAGAATAACATTCCTTCCATTAGACCTAGTGGAGAGTAgtatttaactgtttttttttcaagaaaacaaatcttaaaatagtaaattcttaatttaaattaaCATCTTCAATCTATTCTTCCAGCTCACCCTCTCAAATCTGATCTctagaaaattaaatgaggtttACATGCACTGACATTTTGTCAACTATGTCCTTAAGGAATAGATTCCAGGGTCTGCCTTGTTTGAAATGACTGTCATGAGTTGACTTGTAAAAAGTAATTGGTTCTATAATTTCATACATGTCAAAATCTGCAACACACTGTTTCCTAATTGCTGTTTTGTGTGTGCACATAGGTATAAAATCAATTTAGTTGCTCGGGTAGTTCTCTGGCACTGTGTATATgccacaaaataataaaagtcaaggATTATTTCTAGCCTATAGCTCAAGCTTTTCAAAGCCTTTCTGTCTCATCTAAAAGATTATGTAAAGGTCATTACAGTCTTCTGGACCTCAATTGTCTCTACTATAAAATGGCAGCtagaaataattgacataaatAACTTTAAGGTTCCTTCCATTCCTAATGTttcagaattctatttttaagtatgtttagaTGGCATTGTATCAATTAGGAACACCTATTAATTGGCATGTTCATGCTCATCCAGAACAATAATTATCCATGTTCAAAACGGTATCAAGTCAACTAAGTAAGATACAGTATTTTCTGCATAAATGCAATACTTagtgagaggctaagagaaaaattaccaggtgtactcacaactgcaaagaaaagatcccCCCCACAACgttcccgaaaccagccagggcgtgcccggttgtagtctgacataaaggcgggaaccaatcaagttctgctgaatggtttaaaataaaggcgggaaccaatcgagttctgctgagcgttcaaatttaaatgttaaccaaCAACAGCTCTGTAACTTCTAAAAAAggtccctaacttgtttgtgcggggctataaaagaagctgtaagatccttactcggggcctcttagcgccACCAGCAACaagtgcgcggaggaccgggttcgatcctgcaataaacgacccttgccgcttggctttgattctggactctggtggtttgttttcgggggtcTCTCGAATTGGGGCATATCATttgggggctcgtccgggatccccccaaacccaccagacCCCAAGTCAATGGGTCGTCCCTGAGACCGATCGGTGAGTGAGCCGgctctgtccatttctgtttgtctgttcGTTTCTGgctctgtccatttctgtttgtctgttcGTTTCTGGCTCTCCTGCGCGGGATCTGTATTGGTGACTGACACGGCCCTGGCGGACGCGCTATAGGGCAGTTGGTCGGGTCCAGTAGGAGACGTCCACTGGCACCCGTCCGGGGCACCTTTTTGGGCCCATCGGAATTTTTCTGTTCGGGTGGCAAACACCCGAAACGCGCTAGCGATCTAAGTgttgtgttctctattctataatttttaagtgttaaactCCTCTTTCACAGGtgacctggcctggcccagccagaAATCCTCATAACtttactgtttctccttttaatcctttcctccacctccaggaTACAGATGGGCCAATCTCAAagcactcctctttctctcctcattGCTAACTTCAGGGATGTTAAAACCAGAGGACAGAATTTGAGTTTAGACATCTGGCGGGGAAAATTAATAACCCTCTGCCACTCCGAATGGCCAAACTTCGGTGTTGGATTGAAATGCCCAGAGTCTAAGAGACCCCCAAAAACGAACCACCAGAGCccagagtcaaagctaagcagcaagggtcatttattgcaggttcgaacctggacctctgcgccctCATTGCCAGTGATGCCGAGAGTtcctgagagaggtttttacaccccttttatagataggtacaaacaagtcatggggaaatcaggaattttccacagttacagagctgcgattggttggtgtttaaagttggacacttaacagtattcgattggttcctgcctttaggtcagaccaaaaccgggggtacgggtatcacaatgattgatcagaaatacacggatgtgccaggcaacaatgattgatcaggagtaCACAGATGTGCCAAGTAACAATGGTTGATCAGGAATATatggatgtgccaggcaacaatgattgatcaggaatacatgggcacgccaagcaattgtacagaagcggaacaagctggttaagcttggttaggtttcagtttcccgtaacttaagcttttaagttttaattttctcaggcctctcagGATGGCCAACCAAAGGAACTTTCTGCCTCCCTATAATTGATAAggtgaaatcaaagatttttctaCTGGGTCGCAAGGGACACCCGGATCAAATTCCCTACATTCTTGTATGGCGGAGTTTAGTGGAAAATCCACCCACTTGGTCCCCTTCCTGTCCTCGGGAACATGTAAGGTCCTTGCCATGCAGCCTGCAGGTCCCCCAAAATCAAGGACGCCAGCCATGGCCTTGTATCCCATATTGCCCGATAGTCAGGACCTACTATCCCTAGACCCTCCACCctatcatccccctcccctcGCACCCCAGGCCCTGGCCGCAGCAGCCGCCCCACCAGTCGCCCCACTAGTTGCCCCCCTAGGGGAACCGGGAGGACGGGAAGCGGCAACTGCGCCGGAACCAGGGGGACAGGAGGCAGCAGCCACTCCGAGCCCCATTGAAAATGAAACCAACTGTGGAGGGCCAGCCGGCCGAACACGCAGGCGGACCCACCGTGAGCCAAACCCCCGCCTCCCCAACTCCACTGTGGCCCTACCCCTGCGGCAAATAGGACCCCCTGATGAAACAGGCAACCCCGGACTCCAGTATTGGCCCTTTTCCACCAGTGACCTTTACAACTGGAAAACGCAGAACACTTGATTCTCTAATAACCCTAAAGATCTAATAGCTCTTTTAGACAGTGTCATGTTCACCCACCAGCCCACCTGGGACGACTGTCAGCAGCTCCTCTGCATCCTGTTCACCACAGAGGAGCAAGAGAGGATCCAATTAGAAGCAAGAAAGCTGGTTCCCGGAGACGACAGTCGGCCGACATCTAACCCTGACCTCATTAATGCGGCTTTCCCCTTAACCAGACCTCCACAGGACGAATGGGACtacaacacggcagaaggtaggGGAAGGCTACTCATTTATTGCCAGACTCTGATGGCGGGTCTCCGGGCTGCAGCTTGCAAGCCCACCAATTTGGCTAAGGTATATTCGGTCgtacagggaaaggcagagagtccAGATGCTTACTTAGATTAATGGAAGCCTTTAGGCAGTTTACTCCCATGGATCCAGAAGTCCCTGAAAACCAGGCTGCAGTCGTTATGTCCTTTGTAAATCAAGCAGctcctgacattaaaaaaaaaaaaaaaaaaaaactccaaaggcTAGAGCATTTAGAAGGTAAACAGATCCAGGATCTGCTCCGTATAGCACAACGGGTCTACAACAACAGGGAAGCCccagaagagagacagatcaaagccacagagaaaatgactaaAGTCCTGGCCGCTATAGTCCAGAAAGAACAGCCACCCCCAGAAGGCATTCAAACAATACGCCCTCCCAGGCGGCACTTAGACAAAGATCAATGCGCCTATTGTaaagaaaaaggccattggaTACGAGAATGCCCCAAGAAGAAACAACCCCGCCAAGCCCAGAGCAATGGCAGCCTAAAATAGCCCCCATACTGCTTACCCAAGATACAGAATAGGGAGGATGGGGTTCAGATCCCCTCCCCGAACCTAGGATAACATtgcaagtggaggggaccccGGTCCAGTTCCTAGTTGATACTGGGACACAGCACTCAGTTCTGGTCAAGCCCCAtggaaaagtatctgaaaaatcatcctgggtacaaggggccaCCAGAATAAAGAAGTACCCCTGGACAACTCAGAGGACTGTGGACTTAGGAACTGGGAAGGTAACCCACTCCTTCCTGGTCATTCCcgacagcccctgccccctgttgGGGAGGGATTTGCTTACCAAAATGGGGGCCCAAATTCATTTCCAACCAGGGGGGCCCACAGTGGCTGACTTCCACAACCAACCCATATCTGTACTCACTGTGAAACTAGAAGATGAATATAGGCTCCATCAGGAACCCACTCCTCTGGATCAGGGCATCGAGCCCTGGCTTCAACGCTTCCCAGACGCGTGGGCAGAAACGGGTGGTATGGGGTTAGCAAAACATCGCCCAGCCCTATTTATAGAGGTTAAGCCCGGGACGGACCCCGTCCGCATGCGCCAATACCCTATGCCCACGGAAGCCAAAAACGACATCACACCCCACATCTGCCACCTCCTTGACTTTGCGGTCCTACGCACCTGCCACTCAGCATGGAATACCCCCCTGCTGCCTGTGCGCAAACCCAACAGCGGGGAATACAGAGCAGTGCAGGACCTGAGAGAAGTCAATAAGCGGGTGATGGACATACATCCAACCGTTCCTAACCCCTATACTCTCCTGAGCGCCCTCAGCCCAGAAAAACAATGGTATACTGTTCTGGAtctaaaagatgcttttttcagCCTACCACTAGCGCCTAAAAGTCAAGAGCTATTTGCATTCTAGTGGACAGATCCAGATGGGGCATAAATGGCCAGCTCACTTGGACCAGACTGCCACAAGGATTCAAGAACTCTCCAACCCTGTTCGACGAGGCTCTACACGAAGATTTAAGGGAGTACAGACAACAACACCCTAATATAACTCTCCTACGATATGTTGATGATCTCTTAATAGCTGCCGAGACACCCAAAACCTGCATCCAGGGAACCAAAGGTCTCCTGCGAACTCTGGGAACCTGAGGCTACCGCGCCTCAGCAAAGAAGGCTCAAATCTGCAAGTCAGAGGTAACTTACCTGGGTTACTTACTGAGAGAGGGGCAACGCTGGCTAACGGATGCCCGGAAGTAGACTGTCCTTCGTATTCCCAGACCGCAGACACGACGACAGGTGAGGGAATTCCTAGGGTCAGCTGGGTTCTACAGACTATGGATACCAGGGTTTGCTGAATTAGCAAAACCTTTATACCAGGCAACAAAAGATCAACAGCCCTTTAGTTGGATGGAAGAAGCTGAACAGGCCTTCCAACAAATCAAAATTGCTCTGCTATCAGCACCTGCCCTGGGACTCCCCGATGTCTCCAAACCCTTCCACCTATATGTAGATGAAAACCGAGGCATAGCTAAGGCAGTGCTAACTCAGCATTTAGGCCTGTGGCACAGGCCAGTAGCCTATCTGTCTAAAAAGCTACATCCAGTGGCTGCCGGATGGCCACCCTGTCTCCGGATGATTGCAGCCACTGCCCTAATGGTAAAGGACGCTGATAAACTGACCATGGGCCAAGAGCTACAAGTCACCACCCTACATGCCATCGAGGGCATCCTCAAGCAGCTGCCTGACCGATGGCTGAGCAATGCCCGACTCACTCATTACCAGGGACTGCTGTTGAACCCCCTCAGGGTCatcttcaccccccccccaacgaCCCTGAATCCAGCATCACTGCTGCCAGACCCAGACATGGGAACCCCACTTCATGACTGCGCCGACATACTGGCTCAAGTTTATGGGGTCCGGGAAGACTTGCAGGATCAGCCATTATCAGACACAGACGCCATCTGGTTTATCGATGGAAGCAGCTTCGTTCACCAAGGAAAAAGGTATGCGGGGGCAGCTGTGACTTCAGAGACCGAGGTGGTGTGGGCAGAAGCTCTACCTCCCGGAACCTCGGCCCAGAAGGCTGAGCTAATAGCCTTAACCCAGGCCCTAAAGTTAGGAAGAGACCGCAAGCTAACCGTGTACACTGATAGCCGATATGCCTTCACCACCGCTCATGTACATGGGGCGATATACAGAGAACGGGGGCTCCTCACAGCTGAAGGGAAAGAcatcagaaataaagaagagattctaGCCCTGCTAGCAGCCTTATGGGAACGCAAAAAGCTAGCGATTGTGCATTGCCCAGGACACCAGAAGACAACCGACCCAATTTCCCAGGGCAACAATTTGGCCGATCAGACTGCAGAAAACATAGCTCAGCCCCCAGTGCAATTGCTGACCCTACAACTTCCAGGCCCCGGACCCCAGGTActgccccccagccctgagtATTCAGAAAGCGACATTCAATGGATGAGTAAACTTCCTATGACCCGAATCAAAGATGGCTGGTGGAGAGACTCTAAAAGCAGCATTATACTCCCAGATAAACTAGGATGGCAAGTTCTAGAGCGGATCCATCACAGCACCCACTTAGGTTCCCGGCAAATGTTGGACTTACTGAGACAGACTggactaaaaatcagaaatgtctctGATAAGGTCGATCAAGTAGTCACTAAATGTACAGTGTGCCAACTCAACAATGCGAGTAGCAATCCTCAGACAACAGGGGTAAGACAAAGAGGGAGCAGACCGGGGACCTACTGGGAAGTAGATTTCACTGaggtaaaaccaggaaaatatggatataagTATTTGCTAGTTTTTGTAGATACCTTTTCAGGATGGACTGAAGCCTTTCCAACCAAGAATGAAACGGTGCAGATTGTAGCCAAAAAGATCCTAGAAGAAATCctgcccaggtatggttttccagtAATGATAGGGTCAGACAATGGACCTGCATTCGTCTCTAAGGTAAGTCAGGGACTGGCTTCCATACTTGGGGCtgattggaaattacattgtgcataccgaccccaaagctcaggacaggtagagagaatgaacagaaccTTAAAGGAGACCCTCACCAAATTGACCACAGAGACTGGCACTAATTGGGTGGTCCTTCTCCCCTACGCTCTGTTCAGGGTGCGTAATTCCCCATACAAACTGGGACTCACAccctatgaaataatacatggtagaccaccccccatcatccctAACCTAAAAGATAACCTTATCAAAGCTGAGAACGATAATAGTCTTGAATTCTTGTTCTCCCTACAAGCCTTGCAGAGGGTCCATGAAGATGTATGGCCCAAATTAAAGGAACTCTATGAGACCGGACGCCCGCCTATTCCACATCAATTCTGGCCAGGGGATTGGGTCCTCATCAAACGTCATCGGCAGGGAACTCTGGAGTCCAGGTGGAAAGGACCCTTCCAGGTCATCCTGAAAATGCCTACTGCCACCAAAGTAGATGGAATCACCACCTGGATCCATTTTGCCCACGCCAAACCAGTGGACCCGTTCTCAGACCTCATCAGACCTTCAAAGACAACCTG
This DNA window, taken from Neofelis nebulosa isolate mNeoNeb1 chromosome 4, mNeoNeb1.pri, whole genome shotgun sequence, encodes the following:
- the LOC131508589 gene encoding LOW QUALITY PROTEIN: uncharacterized protein LOC131508589 (The sequence of the model RefSeq protein was modified relative to this genomic sequence to represent the inferred CDS: inserted 1 base in 1 codon; substituted 1 base at 1 genomic stop codon) translates to MFTHQPTWDDCQQLLCILFTTEEQERIQLEARKLVPGDDSRPTSNPDLINAAFPLTRPPQDEWDYNTAEGRGRLLIYCQTLMAGLRAAACKPTNLAKGGWGSDPLPEPRITLQVEGTPVQFLVDTGTQHSVLVKPHGKVSEKSSWVQGATRIKKYPWTTQRTVDLGTGKVTHSFLVIPDSPCPLLGRDLLTKMGAQIHFQPGGPTVADFHNQPISVLTVKLEDEYRLHQEPTPLDQGIEPWLQRFPDAWAETGGMGLAKHRPALFIEVKPGTDPVRMRQYPMPTEAKNDITPHICHLLDFAVLRTCHSAWNTPLLPVRKPNSGEYRAVQDLREVNKRVMDIHPTVPNPYTLLSALSPEKQWYTVLDLKDAFFSLPLAPKSQELFAFXWTDPDXGINGQLTWTRLPQGFKNSPTLFDEALHEDLREYRQQHPNITLLRYVDDLLIAAETPKTCIQGTKGLLRTLGT